From a region of the Egibacteraceae bacterium genome:
- a CDS encoding dCMP deaminase family protein has protein sequence MPNRLTPAQSQGRQSWDEYFLGLASAAATRSNCARRRVGAVITRQRRIQSTGYNGPPSGYGHCDAGACPHAASDTGMCAPYDNCVAIHAEANALLFTSPEEREGATLYCTAAPCFGCAKLIANSGIDEVVAAGGRYEGWEDTRRFLQDCNLRVRVLDGMEHVVPLPL, from the coding sequence GTGCCCAACCGTCTGACGCCCGCCCAAAGCCAGGGCCGGCAGTCCTGGGACGAGTACTTCCTCGGGTTGGCGTCCGCGGCCGCCACCCGGTCGAACTGCGCACGGCGCCGGGTCGGAGCGGTGATCACCCGCCAGCGGCGCATCCAGTCCACGGGCTACAACGGACCGCCGTCCGGGTACGGCCACTGCGACGCCGGCGCGTGCCCGCATGCGGCCAGCGACACGGGGATGTGCGCGCCGTACGACAACTGCGTGGCCATCCACGCCGAGGCCAACGCGCTGCTGTTCACCTCCCCCGAGGAGCGCGAGGGTGCCACGCTGTACTGCACCGCGGCGCCCTGCTTCGGCTGCGCCAAGCTGATCGCCAACTCCGGCATCGACGAGGTGGTCGCGGCCGGCGGTCGCTACGAGGGATGGGAGGACACCCGCCGCTTCCTGCAGGACTGCAACCTGCGGGTGCGGGTGCTCGACGGCATGGAGCACGTGGTCCCGCTGCCGCTGTAG